The proteins below come from a single Pichia kudriavzevii chromosome 2, complete sequence genomic window:
- a CDS encoding uncharacterized protein (PKUD0B09410; similar to Saccharomyces cerevisiae YOL070C (NBA1); ancestral locus Anc_3.148), with translation MTDSEVEPLLGKSAGSSVYDRIPSDASLKKSPSSTLPIQIEEGTPSQAKSNTTDTDSEKSALNSGLKIPPRSNSRSYSLSKASTRNSPPKFPSIENLSQNPNTTINSFKVGNTAGNRTSVFSDYSGIVQQVDIDTIKFVGNKDSVQLSGNFSSSSSDHYIQEDNDASSLPKTPRALSKEKYPGTNALDSKNMANLIRKNTEHSPIKKTGLPLPESPLPKLHDAYKHPRSVETSPLKKRHQKSLSNASSESSKVHQQLDNIMKEVEDLQSVIDDDQLKKTGSKLSMASTNHSFHTADDGDSIYTTNPLLEPEEDGQKPEEDEETVTLKFGHTLDPSLLGTVKHESPLRLKNPKTESTKSHAKSTSSKSGKSRHSKSSSSHKSKRRSTSSRNSLKPFSYETLAKLLNATDGIIIGQEFATLNIPSEEKFLIERIVDSISRLTANMMLNPARYDQSCARLERVLNVLEGFD, from the coding sequence ATGACCGATTCCGAAGTAGAACCCCTTCTAGGTAAATCCGCTGGATCAAGCGTGTATGATAGAATTCCAAGTGATGCctcattgaaaaaaagtcCCTCTTCTACTCTGCCAATCCAAATAGAGGAAGGGACCCCTAGTCAAGCGAAAAGCAATACCACTGACACAGATTCTGAAAAAAGTGCTTTAAACAGTGGATTAAAAATCCCTCCAAGATCAAACTCCCGTTCATACTCATTATCGAAAGCATCAACGAGAAATAGTCCACCAAAGTTTCCTTCAATCGAAAACTTGTCGCAAAATCCAAATACAACAATCAATAGCTTTAAAGTAGGAAATACAGCTGGTAATAGAACATCTGTCTTTTCGGATTACTCTGGTATTGTTCAGCAAGTAGATATTGATACCATTAAATTTGTTGGAAACAAAGATAGTGTTCAATTAAGCGGaaacttttcttcttcctcttcgGACCATTATATTCAAGAAGATAATGATGCTTCAAGTTTGCCGAAAACTCCAAGGGctttatcaaaagaaaaataccCGGGCACAAATGCACTGGATAGTAAAAATATGGCTAACCTTATcagaaaaaatacagaaCATAGTCCAATCAAAAAAACAGGGCTTCCCTTACCTGAATCCCCATTGCCTAAACTTCATGACGCTTATAAGCATCCAAGGTCGGTTGAGACTTCCCcgttgaagaaaagacaTCAAAAGTCGTTATCTAATGCAAGCTCAGAAAGTTCAAAAGTTCACCAACAACTAGACAATATCATGAAAGAAGTAGAAGATTTACAAAGTGTTATAGATGATGATCAATTAAAAAAGACAGGCTCAAAACTTTCCATGGCTTCTACGAACCATTCTTTTCATACAGCAGATGACGGGGACTCCATATACACTACTAATCCATTACTCGAACCTGAAGAAGATGGACAAAAGCCtgaagaagatgaggaaACTGTGACTTTGAAGTTTGGACATACGTTGGATCCATCACTGCTAGGAACTGTTAAACATGAATCGCCTTTAAGATTGAAGAACCCCAAAACAGAAAGCACCAAATCGCATGCAAAGAGcacatcatcaaaatcaggGAAGTCACGCCATAGCAAGAGCTCAAGCTCGCATAAGtcaaaaagaagatcaaCATCATCTAGAAATTCATTAAAGCCATTTTCTTATGAGACATTAGCAAAATTATTAAATGCTACAGATGGAATTATAATCGGCCAAGAATTTGCAACTTTGAACATACCAAGTGAAGAGAAGTTTCTGATTGAGAGGATAGTTGACTCGATAAGTAGGCTAACCGCTAATATGATGCTAAACCCTGCGAGATATGATCAAAGTTGTGCCAGACTAGAACGTGTTTTGAACGTTCTTGAAggttttgattga
- a CDS encoding uncharacterized protein (PKUD0B09420; similar to Saccharomyces cerevisiae YLR147C (SMD3); ancestral locus Anc_8.358) has translation MVVTLPIKLLHEAHGHIVTIELTNGVSYRGKLLEAEDSMNVQLQDVIVTAKDGSTKHASQIYIRGSQIQFFSLPDILIHSPLFENQKTKL, from the coding sequence ATGGTTGTTACACTCCCTATCAAACTATTACACGAGGCACATGGGCATATAGTCACTATAGAACTTACAAATGGAGTTTCTTATAGAGGTAAGCTATTGGAAGCTGAGGACAGTATGAATGTGCAACTTCAGGATGTAATTGTTACCGCTAAGGATGGTTCCACCAAACACGCATCCCAGATATACATAAGGGGGTCACAAATACAATTCTTCTCTCTTCCGGATATATTGATCCATTCTCCCTTGTTTGAAAATCAGAAAACGAAATTATAG
- a CDS encoding uncharacterized protein (PKUD0B09430; similar to Saccharomyces cerevisiae YLR148W (PEP3); ancestral locus Anc_8.359), with protein MQDQADTLERAKEESSPFSIEEVQLQYPLKSRVCKLFVRNNYVYIILKSGTIQGIDLDKPEDVNIINLPIGSDQQIKDAWVDDFNYHLILRSSKNEYFYVRHNSSTYSTLSRLKNLNVSCICFFSRCTTKTFSGPLLVTTSNRLLLEYSIDNNKEKFLKTIVKLKFPIIQMVSSLHDESKGVLSYNVDLFAETEILCYKTKIPAEPASNVQVFQALGKDTPSKVDIEVISRVTSHGNYMTFYNSETIFVDKVDLTECDEFSTRRIPIEENVRCVALTGYFILVITTMNKLVVYNQLNFNIIEKFSLSYLGLNILGISFDSINRTFWLYSDHHIFELIINIESTGIIDALIQKHMYDEALKIVSPSNKVHRSLILRKKGYFLLNEQQYKKAIDVFLQTDEAFDRVALAIFEVEDQSLLRYYLNSKLSSLPSSMKAQKILLATWIVETYAEQLNSIKNTSINSTKHNKSIINGLQNDDSDNLKSSSIDQEFQNFLKKNMKIFDKETVYQILISHNCGDDLLFFAELMQDYDFVLKHYISLQRWDASLSVISKQQSPELVYKSASVLLVNYPKKTVDLWIRLIDDLNPQKLIPALLTYNKTVITSRKILVDQNQAIRFLKYLIYEKQSKDKLIYNTYFSFLIAFANTDDENVTLKHLEQFGESRKRYFGLSGNGDVAFDYDFVLRLCFKFNKIHSAIYLYSFMGKNEDAVTLALNNDLIETAIQVAEQPHGLDDTTRKILWMKISKELVDKVLSNREYVSQHSNIFIKDKTNTEIGASTNEIYILLKFLTEACELITIRDLLPLFPDFIVIDNFKESLVAALQQLSADMNKLSTEMEAELTEAENVTLKIKNFKSRNFQIIDPYESCELCHRILTIRKFIVFPCSHAFHQDCLVKRILESNDYKKKNAIYKLQKQISLSKRNNTLSKAVKKDIDILLSSSCCLCSDMKINEIEEPLVKPGDNKMAEWKI; from the coding sequence ATGCAAGATCAAGCGGACACTTTAGAGAGAGCAAAAGAGGAGTCTAGcccattttcaattgaggAAGTGCAATTACAGTATCCGCTAAAATCTCGAGTTTGTAAGCTATTTGTCAGGAATAACTATGTCTATATTATATTAAAGTCTGGGACAATACAAGGAATTGATTTAGACAAACCAGAAGATGTAAATATAATCAACCTACCCATTGGAAGTGATCAGCAAATTAAAGACGCATGGGTTGATGATTTTAACTatcatttgattttacgaagttcaaaaaatgaatacTTTTATGTACGACATAACTCAAGCACATACAGTACACTTTCCAGATTGAAGAACCTGAATGTTAGCTGTATCTGCTTTTTTAGTAGATGTACTACAAAGACGTTTAGTGGTCCTTTGTTAGTTACGACATCGAACCGATTATTGTTAGAATATTCTATTGACAACAACAAggaaaagtttttgaaaactattGTGAAGCTAAAATTTCCCATAATTCAAATGGTTAGCTCATTACATGATGAATCCAAAGGAGTTCTTAGCTACAATGTTGATTTATTTGCGGAAACAGAGATTTTGTGCTACAAGACTAAGATACCTGCTGAACCGGCCTCAAATGTCCAAGTGTTTCAAGCTTTGGGGAAGGATACACCCTCTAAAGTCGATATTGAGGTGATAAGTAGAGTCACTTCACATGGAAACTACATGACGTTCTATAATTCAGAAACTATTTTTGTGGATAAGGTGGATTTGACTGAGTGTGATGAATTTAGCACTCGCCGTATTcccattgaagaaaatgttaGGTGTGTGGCTTTAACGGGATACTTCATCTTAGTCATTACAACAATGAACAAGCTGGTAGTATATAATCAGTTGAACTTTAAcataattgaaaagttcTCTTTGAGTTATCTTGGATTGAATATCTTGggaatttcatttgattcGATAAACAGAACATTTTGGTTGTATTCGGATCACCACATCTTTGAGCTAATAATCAACATAGAAAGTACTGGTATTATAGATGCTCTGATACAAAAACACATGTATGATGAGGCTCTCAAGATTGTTTCACCGTCAAATAAAGTGCATCGAAGTTTAATACTTCGTAAAAAAggttattttttgttaaaCGAACAACAATACAAGAAAGCGATTGACGTATTTTTACAAACAGATGAGGCATTTGATAGAGTGGCATTGGCAATTTTTGAGGTAGAAGATCAGAGTCTTTTAAGATACTATTTAAATTCGAAATTGAGTAGTTTACCTAGTTCAATGAAGGCTCAAAAAATTTTACTGGCCACTTGGATAGTGGAGACTTATGCTGAACAACTAAACTCGATTAAAAATACCTCAATAAATAGCACAAAACACAACAAATCCATTATCAATGGATTACAAAATGATGACTCAGACAACTTGAAATCATCTAGTATCgatcaagaatttcaaaacttcctcaagaaaaatatgaagatttttgataaagaaacaGTCTACCAAATTCTAATTTCACATAATTGCGGCGAtgatttgttgtttttcgCAGAACTAATGCAAGATtatgattttgttttgaaacACTACATATCCCTACAAAGATGGGATGCTTCATTATCGGTAATATCGAAGCAGCAAAGTCCAGAATTGGTGTACAAATCTGCAAGTGTACTTTTGGTAAattatccaaaaaaaacagtagATCTATGGATCAGACTAATTGATGATCTGAACCCTCAAAAGTTAATTCCAGCTCTCCTGACTTATAATAAAACTGTCATTACTTCTCGAAAGATCTTAGTAGACCAAAACCAGGCGATCAGGTTTCTCAAATATTTAATCTACGAAAAACAATCCAAGGATAAGCTAATTTACAATACttacttttctttcctcATTGCTTTTGCAAATACTGATGACGAAAACGTCACTTTAAAACATTTAGAGCAATTTGGAGaatcaaggaaaagatACTTTGGCTTGTCGGGCAATGGTGATGTTGCATTTGACtatgattttgttttgagaCTATGTTTCAAGTTTAATAAAATTCATTCTGCTATATATTTATACTCTTTTATGGgcaaaaatgaagatgcagTAACCCTTGCACTAAAtaatgatttgattgaaacGGCGATTCAAGTTGCGGAACAGCCCCATGGACTAGACGATACCACCAGAAAAATCTTATGGATGAAGATTAGTAAAGAATTGGTTGATAAAGTTCTTTCTAATAGAGAATATGTTTCTCAGCACAGcaatatatttatcaaagacaaAACTAACACTGAAATTGGTGCATCAACCAAtgaaatatatatactgctgaaatttttgaCTGAAGCATGTGAACTTATAACGATTAGAGATTTGCTGCCACTATTTCctgattttattgttatAGATAATTTTAAAGAATCTTTAGTGGCTGCCTTACAACAATTATCGGCAGATATGAATAAACTTTCCACCGAAATGGAGGCAGAATTGACTGAAGCTGAGAATGTAACACTAAAAATCAAGAACTTCAAATCAaggaattttcaaattattgatCCTTACGAATCATGCGAATTATGTCATCGTATATTAACTATAAGGaaatttattgtttttccttGCTCACATGCGTTTCATCAAGATTGTTTAGTAAAACGTATACTAGAATCCAATGATtataagaagaaaaatgcTATTTACAAGTTACAAAAGCAAATTTCCCTAAgtaaaagaaataatacATTATCGAAAGCGGTtaaaaaagatattgacATTCTTTTGTCTAGCTCTTGCTGTCTATGCTCCGATATGAAAattaatgaaattgaagagcCTCTAGTAAAGCCTGGTGATAACAAAATGGCCGAATGGAAGATTTAG